The DNA segment TTCATGCCACTCCCGTCTGGATGTCCTAACCCAAAGGTAAGACATGTCATGGGAAGACCAGCAACCGCAACACAAGCATTGCGCGCTCCATTCAGGGTAAAGCCTTCATCACATGGGCCGATTGTATGAGGCTCACAATTATTCCCTGCATGATTGACACGGGTGGACATATCCCCTGAACGACTATCACAATCGGCATTGGTGAGGCGGACAATACATGCGTCGCCAGCCAGATTGACGACATTGCCTGTGCCACAATTGTCGCTCATGACACAACCATCTTGGGTAACGTTGAGGATGTATGCGCCGCGATTGGTGCAATGGGCGACGGTGCTGGGCGCAACAAGACATTTATCAACGCCATTAAAACCCTCACTCCCTAAACAATCCTCCGCCCTGCTCGCCTTACAGGTAAAATTATCAACGCGATAGCCAGCATTGGCGCATGACGTGTTTGTCTGACAGCCATTCCCCATCATGTTAAGAACGAAAAACACATCAGAAGCCGTCCTTTCCCGATGGGCGCACTGGGTAGGCAATGTAGGCGTCACACATCTGCCATTGTCAAATCCTTGCGTGCCTGTGCAATCGCCCGCCTCGTACGCCTTACAAGCAAAATTATCGATGCGATACCCAGCATCAGCACATGCGCTATGTGTCTCACAGCCATTCCCCGTGACATTAAGAACGAAAAACGTAGAAGGCGTCCTCTCCCGATTGGCGCACTGGAGAGGCAATGTGGGCGTCACACATTTGCCATTGTCAAACCCTTGAGTCCCCGCACAATCCCCCGCCACACTGGCAACACAGCGCATATCTTTTGCTTGATAGCCTACATCCGTGCAGGCGGTCGTTGCTATGATACATTGTCCATTGGTGGTAGAACCAGAAACAGAATCGAGAACACCCCCGCTATTGTCGCATTGTATGGCATCAGGCATGGCAGAGCACATGGCAACGCCTCGCCCTGTGGAATGACCAAAGCCATAGCTGAGACACGTCATCGGGTCACCACGGGCATTGACACATTGACGGCGCGCCGTGTGATAGAGTTGCCCAGTGGGACATCGTATGCTACTCCCCATGTCACAGCGATTCGCACCAGGATTCAACACAAGGCCACGGATGGCACAATGAGCAAGAAGGCGAGGCGTCACACATTTCCCCTGATAAAATCCTTGTTCACTGGCGCATTCATCCTCTTGATAACGAACACAATCACCAGCAACGCGCCTATAGTTGCGCGCCGCGCACGTGGCACGGCTGATACACCGCCAACTGCCACCCGCCCTGTCTACAAGGTCATCGCCCGTACAACGGCCAAAAAGACGCGCAAGAACACGCCCATTACGGCTATCAAGCAAGGCCACGGTCACGCCATCGATAGTTTCCGCTTCCCCTGCGCTGTTTAAGCCCACAATATAGGACGTGCCTTCATCATCCCCCGTACGCCTTGCGCCCAAAGGGTCATTGCCTCCCACATCACGAGTCGCCACAATATAGCGCACACCGCTGATCGCATCGCTCTGCTTGAAAAAGACACCCCCCGCCCCAACAACCTGATTGCCTCGCATACAGACAATATCCACATTGCGATGCGTCAAGCAATTATCGACACCAAGCTCCAAGCCCCCTCGCTCGACAACACGTCAACTGACAGGTGAGACGAACAAAGACACGCCATGTGTCCCCGTCTCCGTCGCGCCCACCACCGAAGACGGCACCGCCTCTATACTGCCAAGCACCGTGCCGTCAGAGGCAATAATCGCGCCGTTGTTAACGAAAGCAACGACACCGCCATCATGACCAAAAATAGCAAAGGCTCTGCCCTCTATCACACCCCTTGGCATCCCGCCAACAACGGGAATGCCATCGATAGAACGCACCGTAGGACTAGGACCGCCTCCGCCTCCGCCACCGCCTCCACCCCCGCCGCCACAGGCGGCTAGAACCAGCGCCATCCACAGACAACACCCCCTGACATTCATCACACGCCCCATGCTCTCGCCCATTGTTTCCTCTCCTTCTTATTGCGCCCTCATAGCACCATGTGCCACCGCATGGGTGTCCATTATGGGTAACAATTCACATGATGTCAAGCATGCGCCAAAAGTGCATGGACACGTCGATAGAGCGCCTCGTCCGTGATGGCACAATGCTTATAGACATCAGGGCCCGGGGCAGACGCCCCAAAACCCTCCATGCCAAGCATATCGCCACCGCCACTCTTATGTCCCAACGTATAACGCTCCCATCCCGCCATGCCAGCGGCCTCCACCGCCACACGCATACATCCCTCCCCCAATATGCGCACACGCTCCTCTTCATCCAAAGCATCAAAAAGACGCCAACATGGCATAGAGACAACACGACACCCTATGCCCTCACGTTGCAAACGCTCACGCACTCTGACGGCTATCTGTAGCTCTGACCCTGACGATAGCAAAACAACACGCAAAGGACTCCCTTCGCTGTCATGCATGATATACCCGCCCGCCCTCGATAGGTTAGACTCGCCATAGGCGCGCAACGCCTCCAGCTTTTGGCGCGATAAAACCAAGACGGACGCACCCTTCAAGGATAATGCTAGCTGCCAACATTCCACAACCTCAACGCCATCGGCTGGACGAAACACATAGAGGTTAGGAATGGAACGCAACCCTATCATATGCTCCACAGGCTGGTGTGTCGGCCCATCCTCGCCAACGCCAATGGAGTCATGCGTCATCACATATATTACGTGACAACCCATAAGCGCTGAGAGACGTATACCCGCTTTCATATAATCAGAAAACACAAGGAATGTGCCTCCGTAAGGAATAATCCCCCCATGGACACTGAGCCCGTTCATGATAGACGCCATCCCATGCTCCCTGACACCATAGTGAAGATAGTTACCCGCCATATCACCCTTCGTTATCACCTTGTGATGTTCCGTATACGTCCCGTTCGAACCACTGAGGTCGGCTGATCCTCCTATCAAAAGAGGGACGTCCATCCTCGTCTTTCCCTCTTGTATCAAGGCGGACAAGACGTCTTGAGAACTCCGTCTCGTTGCCCATGAGGGACGCTGTGTCCCTAAATGCCTCTTGACGCGATGAAGCGCCTTGTCGTAAGGTGATGACGCCGTCGCCCCTTGACCCTCGACATGACCCATGCCCATCATCGCCATAAAATCATCTCGATATTTGTGAGACGCAAGGCGCGCCTCCCATTCTTTGCGTCTCTTTTGCGCACGCGCTGGTATGGAACGCCAAAGCGCCATGATCTCCTCTGGAATCGTAAAAGGCTCGTGAGGCCAGCTTAAGGCGCGGCGCGCCTCACGCAATGCTTGCGCCCCCAAAGGACTGCCATGGGCTTGACACGTCCCTGCCTTCGACGACGCGCCAAACCCTATGGTCGTGCGTAACGCTATGAACGAAGGCCTGTCCTCTACGCCACGCGCCTCATGGATGCTGGCATGGATACCCGCCTCGTCATAGCCATCGACATCCATGACGTGCCAACCATAAGATTGCAAACGAGCGCGTATGTCCTCACTGGTGGCAAGAGACGTCTCGCCATCTATGGTGACACCATTATCATCAAAGAGAACAATCAATCGTCCCAAGCCCCAATGACCCGCTAAGGCGCATGCCTCGTGGGATAGCCCCTCCATCAAACAGCCATCGCCCACAATGACATACGTGTCATGGTCCACCAAGTCGCGCCCCCACCTCTGCGCCAACAGCCGTTCAGCTAAGGCACAGCCCACGCCATTCCCTAGTCCATGAGAGAGAGGCCCCGTCGTCGTCTCGACAATAGATGCCATACCACGCTCAGGATGTCCTGCTGTTCTTGCGCCTAATTGTCTAAAATTCTTGAGCTGCTCTATGTCCATATCTTTATAGCCTAAAAGATAGGCCAAGCTATAGAGCGCCATCGAGCCATGCCCCGCTGACAATATCACCCTGTCCCTATCCAACCAATGAGGCACATCAGGGTCAATATGAAGAAAATCTCGCGCAAGAATCATAAGAACATCGGCAAACCCCATAGGCATGCCCGGATGTCCCGACCCCGCCCGCTCGACAGCATCAGCACTCAAAAAACGCAACGCATGGGCAGCATCACGCCATAAGGCCATTTGTCCTTTCTCTAACACGTCACGGAATCCTCACAAGCTCCTCACAATCCCCTCAAAATCCCCGCAAAATCCATGTGCTCACTGCCACGTCAAAAAACGGCCAAAGGCGCGCACCCCCTCACCCACAGCAATACGCCTATCAACACGCAAACCCTTCACATCCATGAGAATGACTTCATCATCCAACCAATTGGCAACATACATGAGACCGCGCTCTTCATCGAGCTCTATCCCCTCTGGATACCCCCCCACATGAACACGCTGTCTCTCCGCCATCGCCTCCCCATCGATGACGGATATGCTTCCCTCATCTTGATTCGTGACAAAGGCGCGCCGCCCCCCTCTCTCAACGGCAATGGCGTAGGGACGACTCCCCACAGCAATATGCCCTCTCAGACGATAGCTCTCCGCCTCCACCACCGATACCGAATGACTACGCACATTAGCAACATAAATATAGCGTCCTTCATCGTCTATCGTCACCCCAAAAGGCGCATCACCCACAGGAACACGCTCTATCTCCTTCATCATGCCCATATGGATGACAGAAAGCGAGTCATCGCCCCGATTCGACACATAGAGCATAGCGCCATCCGCCTTAAAATCAACACCCGCTGGCTCTACGCCAACCTTGATAACAGACTCGATGGTGAGGTCATGGGCGTCTAAAATCATCACCTCGCCATCATACCACATGGCAACCGCCAGTTTGTCCTTATGAACGGCAATGCCTAACGGCTCGCTTGCCATGTCACGACGCGCCACAAGACGCCTCTGCCATAAATCCCATTGCGTGATCGCGCGCGCCTTCGTGCTGGCAATATAGGCATAACGGCCAGCCACCGCCACACCCGCTGGACTCAAAGGCACAGCAATCTCAGCAACAACGCCATGACGCTCTCGGTCAATCAATGACAGGGTGCTACTCCCCTGAGATGTGACAACAGCATAGTCGTGACGCCCCCCCTCAAGAGCTCTTGTCTCGGCAAACGCAAACAGACTCGCCATCAAGCCTGCCACCAAAAATGCCACACCCATCAACCCACCACGCAAAAGCCCACCACGCAAGAGCATGGCTCTCAACGCGCCGCCTCAACATAGGCTTTAAGGCCCTCAAGCCCGCTGCGATAAACGGCTAAGATGACCTCACGGGACGCATCGTCATTGAGCTCAGGAGGCGGATTGTTCCCCATAAATCCCCGATAGAACGCACCCTTCCACTCTACCTCGCTTTTGTTGTCATCAAGGATAGAGACTCTAAACCATGATTTGTAACTATTGACAGGCAAGACATCGGGAATCCCCTCGATGATACGATAGGTATATGTCATGCCCTTGTCGCTATAACTCTCTAGCTCCTCGCGCAACACGCCGCCGTCATTCAAGACAAGGCGGCGCACCGCTCCCGCCTGATTCCCTTCATTAGAGGGTGATTCCTGTACCGCCGGATGCCACTGGGCGATGGCATCAAACGCCCCTATCTTGGACCACACAAACTGGGCGGGCGCATCGATGACGACTTTCTCCGTCACCTTCATACGAGTCGGCCCATGGGCATGGGCATCCGCCACCACCAACATACACCCCACCATCCATAAGACACGAAAGGCGCAACCCCCTTTCACGCCATACTTTAAGAGCCTAGCCATCGGAAACCTCCCGCCTATCGACACAAAACATATACACCATATGACGCCCCTTTCATAGGCCACCATACCCCGTGTCCCGCACGAAGGCAAGCCCCTCAAGAACGTTATTGTATCCCCCTATGCCCCCGCCCTTTCCCCACACACATATGCGCCCCTCATGAGAGGTCTGTGTGTGGGGTCTGTGTGTGAGGTCTCTGCTCGTTAGAAGCTGTAGCGCGCTCCAAAGCGGAAGCCTATGCCAATATCATCCTCTAAATCATAGCGGATAAAATTGCTTCCTTCTTCGTCATTGGCCTCGTTTAAGTAACCATCAGCGACTGTCGAGATGAATTCACCGCCGCCATAAAGGTTCAAATTATCGCCAAAACGCATAGAACCATAGACTGAAACACCGAGAATGGGGCCTAAGAAGCCTCCCGTGATTCCTAGCCGATAGCGGTCTTGGTCGCCAAAGAAACGGACGACATTGAGAGACGGGAAAAAGAAGCCGTCATCACTGGCCTCACGCCCTGACGCTTCCTCGAGGCGTCGTAGCTCGTCCCCCTTCGAGTCATAAGAATCTTGGATGAGATACACCCCAAAATTGATGAGCCATCTATCCAAACGCGTGTCAAACCCGATACCCGCAATGAGACGTTGCACTTCCGTTGTAAAAGAGCCACCATTCTGGTTAAGGACATAGTTGATATAGTCCAGATGCCCATCTCCACCAAAACCGCCTGTATACATCGGAGGGTCGCCACCAAGGGTCGCATCGAAGGCGGGGACAGCGCTCACATCATCACGGGTGTCCTGTAAGACAGCTTCTGCCTTCCATACCCAATTCCCCGTTGGAATCGCCATTTCAACGGCATAGGCCGTCATAGGAGGCAAGTCCACAGACCTTTCAACCTCGCCATTGACTAAGCGCGCATTGTCATAGAAGAAGAGGCCCGAACGCCCACGATAGAACGTGAAGCCCAGCGTTCCCCAATCGGGACGATAGAGAAGACGCCCGGCATATTGCTTATGGTCTTCCACATCATGGTCTTCATCTACCTCGTCTATGACGGACTCCAGCAAGGGGTCAATTTTTACACTCAAGAAGAAGTGCCCCTGAAGCTCTAAACGTTCGGTCGCAAACCATGAGAGGGAGGCGCGGTCCTGAGGCATAATGAAATTCGCCTTCTTAAAGTCCACCGCATTGTTTTGAAACTTTAAAGGGAGCAATATGCTCACCGGCGAAAAGAGGTCGAATTGCCCCCACACCAAACGCTTACGCCCGACATCCACAACGACATTATTGAGCAACGCATACTGAAGATAGGCATCGGCAATATCGAGGTCATTCACATCCACATCTAACTCACGCGTCGCAGGAAAGCCAAGAGCATCCGCCAGAGCCGCCGCCGTCACACTGCCACACTGGGTGTCAGTGAAGGAGACATCACCACCAACACCATCAGCGCCATTTCTATCAAGACATTCACCCCGTGCGTCACCACCTCTTATCTCACGCTCTTGTGTGAGCTTGATGGATGAACGGGCAAATTCGCCCACAAGGTGAATGCGTCCCCGATTGTTATTAAAAGGCACATCGAGGCCTATCTCCGTGCCTGCGAAAAGTCTATCAACAGCGCCACCCGTGTAATACGCCCCCACATCGAAGATCGTATAATCTAACACGTCCCTCTCGCCTGAGCCGCGTCGCGCCTTGGGCTGAGAGTCGCCTTCGCCAACAATGACATCATACTCCGCCAAGTCCTCCACCGCATAGGCGGGGGCGACCAGCGCGCCACTGACGATGACGCTGACAATATAAGTACCTATCAATCCTCTTTTCATAAGACATTCCTCTTTATGATGTTACACCTCCTCTGCCTTTCCTTTTCTACAGGAGCTGTTGGCGCTTGTCAAGTCTTTTTTTGCCATGCCAATAAGGCGGGAAGAAAGACGATGCTCGAGAAAATCGCCATGAAGAGACCAAAGATGGTAAAAGCCGCAAAACGTTGCATGACAACCAATTCGGATAAGCCGATGACAGCCAAACCACAGCAAAACAAAAAACTCGTCCAGATGATCGGGGCGATCGTTGTGCGCAAGGCGTGATGGCGCGCCCATGCCTCACCCCGCCCCTCAGACACATGCTTTTTATAATGGTGAAGCAAGTGGATGGTGTCATCCACACACAACCCCAATGTCAAACTGGCAATTAAAATTGTCGCAAAGTCGTAAGGGTAGCCAAGCCACGAGACAAGGCCACCCGTCGCCGCCAATGGCATCAGGTTAGCACAAAAACCCACAGCGCCTACTTTTAAGCCAAATTGCGCGAGCAACAACAAGCCTATCAAACTCAAGGTGAGAAGCAAACTCTGTGCTTGTGTCGTCAACACATGGTCGCTCAACGTATGGATGAAGACGCCAAAGCCCGTGACGATGACGCTCTCGCTGTCTTCTGTGTCATCCACGCCTGAGACAGAACGCACCGACTCGATGAGCGCCCCCAATTGGTGAGAATCAAGGTCGGGAGTCTGTAGACTCAAACGCGCCTTCTCGTAGTTAAAGTCGACGTAAGAGGCAAGGACATCACGAGTCGATTCGCTCCTTGAGAATTCTAAAAATAAGAGTTCCTGAGAGAGCGTGGCATCGTCTTTGGGAAAGCCATCCTCCCCCGCAAAGGCGCGATGCACCATGCCCACGGGTAAAAGATAGCTCTCCACATTGCCTACATGGGGAAGAACAGAGAAACGCTCGCTCAATCGCCGCACATCGTCAAAGGCATCAACCTCCCGATAGGCCTCAGCGCGCCCCTTATCAACGATGACATCAACCCGACCAGACCCCCCCAATGAGTCATCAACCTTGTTAAAACCTTGTTTGATACGACTGCTCTCCGCAAAAAAGACTGAGAGGAAATTTGTCTCGGTATAGAGGAAAGACAAGCCAGAGACAAGAATAAGCACAGAGCCCATGCTCAATGTCAGAGTCGCTCGGGTATAGCGCTCACTGAGGCGGTGGACTCGCTCTGTGAACGCATCCCAATCCCACGCTATACCTTGTGGCGCTTTTTGTGGCGGGGAAGGCGCGCCATCACGCCCCATGCGAAACGATTCCTCCAAAGGAAGCCATAACCACAATGCCGACACGATGAGGGGATAGGCCAATAAAATGGCCACAAAGGCATCCATACCAAAGTGACTCAATGGCACCAATTCACTGACAACAAAAGAGCCAAAGCCAACAGCTGATGTGAGACTGGCAAAGAGACATGGACGCCACGTCTCCTCTATGGTGAGAGCAAGACGCTGAGCAAGGATTGCGCCTGTATCACTGCGGTTGATGTCCCCCCCGCTCATATCCCAACGTGCCATGATGTGTAAGCCATCAGCAATGCCAATGACAGCGACCATCACTGGCAAAGCAAGAGAGACGGCATTCATGCTATGGTCCCATAATTGCATGACACCCAGACTGACGGCGACGACGCCAGCGGCCACAACCCACTGCCACACAGCGCGCGCCCATGAACCACAGGCGAAACGTAAAAAGAACAACAGCACCAAGGCGGCATAAAGAAGCAATTTGCCAAAGTTGTTTTTCGTGGCGTCATTCAAGGCATGCTTGAGAGCAATGTCGCCAACGATGTAGGTTTGTTCTGTGAGGTGATGGTCAGCGATGACGCGACGCACGCCATCAACGACGTGGGCGCGTTTCGCAAAGTTGCGGACAACATCGGCGCGAAGGCGGAAAACAACCAAACGCTCGTCATCAGATAACAGCCTGCCTCGATAGGGGGACTCGTTGAACGTCTGGCGATAAGCATCCATATCGGCAAGAAAGCCAAGACGATAAGCCTCTTGGAAAGGACGTATCTCTAAAGCATCGCCTGTGTCGATAATGATGACGGCTTGTAAGGGCGACTGCACATCAAGGACTCCGTCTACAGCCTCTAGGTCCTTGCCAAAATCATAGAGAGACTCCCATAGGGAGTCGGTAAAGAATGTCTCTGTCAGCTCGACAATGATGAGCATGGACTCCCCCTTCTCGAATTCATCAACAAAATTGTCGAAATGCACCCGCCTTGGACTATCTTTCTCGAGCCATGTGTCATTGTTGAAGGTCAAATCCTTCGCTGGATAGGCCAGAAGCGCCACACAGACGCCCCATAGCCCAATACCGATGATACTGAATGTCCTTTTATAGACGCTAAACATCTTGTCCCTCATGTCATGCTCCTAAAAATGATAGGTTAATCCCATATGTCCCCCATAGTTACGCGCCTGCCGTTCAATGTAAATGCCTTGACGGAATGGCGTGCCGTCATGGATTTTACTCAGCAACGAATCCGTCGCATACTGCAAGGACTCAAAAGACAGCGATAGCTCGATATTGTCGCGGAAACGCCACCGCGTATAAGAAAAAATGCCAAAGGCATGGCCAATATGGCCCCAGCCAACGCCGACACGATATTTGTCTTCATCGCCAAAACGATAGGACACATGGACACCAGGCACAATATCGAAACGATTCAAACCCTTGATACTGAGACGATTGGATAGTCTTCGCAATCTGTTCTCCTTGTCGTCATAGTGTGTATATGTCATGGATACCATGAGGTTTATGTCGAAGGACGATAAGCGCGCATCAACGCCCATGGCAAGAGATACCCTCTCCACATCAAAGAACAAACGCCCGCCATTATCCTCAACGACTTCTGTGAGATAGTCGCGTAGTGTCGGCAACGCCTCTCCCCATAAGAATGGTAGGATGTCATCCCGTGAGGCGTAACTCGCGCCATACAGGTCTATGGCGCTCTTTTGATAGACAGATTCCATTTTCACAATCCATGCCCCAAAGGGAATAGCTGCCTCAAGGGCCCACTGCCTCACCTTCGGTAAATCGATGTCACGAAGAACATTATAGGTGACTTCTCCCTCTCGTATAGGCGGCACAACCTCGATTCGCCCTTGCACGCCATAATAGGCGCGATGTCCCTCACGATAGGTCAACCCCCATATGCCACCCTCTCCATAATAGAGCAAACGCAACGCATAGTTGTTATGCCGCTCGATATCGCGGTGCTTTGAAGGATGCAAGTCAAGAACGGAAAAATTCTCGTCATGCAATTCATAGATTAAATCTTGGGATGCGCCAATGGCGCGGGTCAATATGGGGTCTATCTGTGTGCGGTAGAAGTAATAAGCTTCCACATGCATATGCTCGTCCACATAATAGGTGAGCGCTACTTGGTCTTGTGGCAGGACGACATTGATTTTCTCGACATCGGAAGACGGACGCTCACTATTCAAAGGAAGAAGGATATTAAGAGGCGAAAAAAGGTCGAATTGCCCCCATAAAACACGCTTGCGCCCTATGGTGATGACGATGTCATCGGTCACGGCATACTCTATAAAGGCATCGGCAACGCCTTGGTCGAACGCACTGAAACGGAGCGAACGCTGAAGAATGTCTGGGTCGATAAGCTCGATGGTCGAGGCAAGGGTCGGAAGAACCTCTTGGGTAAACCCTATGCTACTATCACGCACATAGCCCGCCACGTAAAGACGCCCGCCCTTAGCGAAAGGAACATCAAACCCCGTGTATAGGGACGCATTGCGCCTGTAATATCCCTCCCCCAGATGATAATGCCCTCCCAACGTGCCAAAATGACGCCTTGCTACATCCTCAAGCCACTGAAAGCTCATCATGGACTCCATGTCGAGGGACGACTCGTCTTCTATGACAATACCATAGATGCTGAGGTCATCGTCACTGAAGTCATAGGAGGTCGCCTCAGACTCCCCCTTCTCGTTGGCAACGCTCTCGTCGGCAACGCCCTCGTTGGCAACGCCCTCGTTGGCAACGCCATGGCGCGCCATGAGGCTATAGGCACAAGACGCCACCATCACGATGGTCGCCACACCATGACAGGCGCGCCCAAGACGCCCCCGCATTATGCCCTCTTTCATGGTTCGTGCTATCCGCCTCTCTCCTTAGGCCATCATCGCATGAGAGGTGGCGGGCGGATGACACCCCCAGACAGAATCGTCCCGCTGGGGACGCTACATCTGCAAACCCTTAAAGCCTACGAGCTGTTCATCGATGACGGTGTCGTAATCGATATTGCTCTTGATAAGGGTGCTTTTACCTCCAGTCTGGTGGTTCTCCATGACGGACTCCACCACCGTATACATGCCTTTAATCTTTTGTATCCCCTTATTGTTGAGTGTCTTTAATCGCTCACCCGTTCTATCATAAAAGACGATACGCACAGGAATCGAGATGGCGCGCAAGACATGGACTTCCAATTTGGCATAATAATCATCCTTATCCTTAGGCGTGCTTTCGATAATGACGACTTTGTCCTTGTCCTCGATAATCTTGTGTGTGTCCCTCTCGACTTTGCGTCCTGCCACATCACCATTGGTGAAGTCAGAGCCTACAAAACTCTTATTTTGGTCATCACTATTGAGCTGCTTGATGGAACGAAAGGCGGGAAGATAAATCCACTGCGATGGATGGGACTCCTCGTCAAGGGTCTCACTGAGAAGAGCCGTGCCACGCACGCTGGCGGGTTCGTAGAATTTGACGAGACTCTTTGTCCGTCCAGAAAAAATCTTGCTCCGTAACGTGAAAAAACGCTCACGCTCACGCCCTTCGTCATCGGCAATGATGAGCTGGACGTCTGCTTGCTGGTCCTTGTGTAGTCTCGCCTGTTCATAGACTTTTGCCATAATGTCGTCCCCCGTCTCCGCATGGAGTCCCTCGCCCCACACTGACGACAACATCATCCCTAAAGCGACATACCAAACATAATACCGCGGCGAACGTCCACGTCCACACACGCCACCTTGACATCCTATCATTGCGTATCCTCTTTATTCATCGATTGTCCCCCCACGCTCTCACGCCCGTATCATAGGCATATCCTTGCCGTTATCGCGCTTTCCATTGCTGACAGGCGACTCCTGGGAACGTTCGGGCGAGGATAACACACCTTGAGCGGGATTGTCAAGGTAACGTGACCATTTCTCGACGTTATCGACAAAATCGCCGATGAGTTTTTCCAATTGAGGAAGGTCTAAGCCGTTAGCACTCACCTGCCTCGTCAAGACGACACTCTCACTGCCTGGGTTCAAACTCAATGTCGCCCCCGCCGTCTCTTGCCATCGGTAGTTCGCTTCGAGCAAACGGATAAGGACTTTCTCCCGATGGTCAGCGGGGATTTCTTGCACAAAACTAAACAAATACACGTCATCTTGGGGAGCGTCATAAAGTAACAGCAACGTTATCGTGTCATCGAATTGCAAGAGACATCCATCATTGTCGTCAAAATGTAAAGAATCGAGTCCTATGGACTCGCCTAGTGTCTTCAGTAAATGGTCTATGGGGCGATTCTCGTTCGGCATGGTCATGGTCTCCTCTGTGACTGCATAGGGACGTGCCTATGCGCCAGACAGCAATACCCCCGCTCTATAGTATATATGTAACAAAAAGGGCTTCCTTGTATACATATCTTGTATACGTTATGCCCTGTGTTGTGCCTGTGTCATGAGGTATTTCATGGGGAGGCTGTCTCTTCTTGCTTGTTCTTTCCCCTCTCTTATATCCCTAGATCGCGCTATGGTGCGGGATAGCCTCTGACGTGGCACGCGATTGGGAGGGGTGCAAGCCCAGTGTCTCGAGCAAACGTTTATCGTCATCATAGGCTTGATTATCGGTGGTGAGGAGCTTGTCGCCAAAAAAGATGGAATTCGCCCCCGCCATAAAGCACAATGTCTGCGCTTCGAGGCTGAGCGCCTTGCGTCCAGCGGAGAGGCG comes from the Alphaproteobacteria bacterium GM7ARS4 genome and includes:
- the tkt gene encoding transketolase; this translates as MALWRDAAHALRFLSADAVERAGSGHPGMPMGFADVLMILARDFLHIDPDVPHWLDRDRVILSAGHGSMALYSLAYLLGYKDMDIEQLKNFRQLGARTAGHPERGMASIVETTTGPLSHGLGNGVGCALAERLLAQRWGRDLVDHDTYVIVGDGCLMEGLSHEACALAGHWGLGRLIVLFDDNGVTIDGETSLATSEDIRARLQSYGWHVMDVDGYDEAGIHASIHEARGVEDRPSFIALRTTIGFGASSKAGTCQAHGSPLGAQALREARRALSWPHEPFTIPEEIMALWRSIPARAQKRRKEWEARLASHKYRDDFMAMMGMGHVEGQGATASSPYDKALHRVKRHLGTQRPSWATRRSSQDVLSALIQEGKTRMDVPLLIGGSADLSGSNGTYTEHHKVITKGDMAGNYLHYGVREHGMASIMNGLSVHGGIIPYGGTFLVFSDYMKAGIRLSALMGCHVIYVMTHDSIGVGEDGPTHQPVEHMIGLRSIPNLYVFRPADGVEVVECWQLALSLKGASVLVLSRQKLEALRAYGESNLSRAGGYIMHDSEGSPLRVVLLSSGSELQIAVRVRERLQREGIGCRVVSMPCWRLFDALDEEERVRILGEGCMRVAVEAAGMAGWERYTLGHKSGGGDMLGMEGFGASAPGPDVYKHCAITDEALYRRVHALLAHA
- a CDS encoding beta-propeller fold lactonase family protein, with the protein product MLLRGGLLRGGLMGVAFLVAGLMASLFAFAETRALEGGRHDYAVVTSQGSSTLSLIDRERHGVVAEIAVPLSPAGVAVAGRYAYIASTKARAITQWDLWQRRLVARRDMASEPLGIAVHKDKLAVAMWYDGEVMILDAHDLTIESVIKVGVEPAGVDFKADGAMLYVSNRGDDSLSVIHMGMMKEIERVPVGDAPFGVTIDDEGRYIYVANVRSHSVSVVEAESYRLRGHIAVGSRPYAIAVERGGRRAFVTNQDEGSISVIDGEAMAERQRVHVGGYPEGIELDEERGLMYVANWLDDEVILMDVKGLRVDRRIAVGEGVRAFGRFLTWQ
- a CDS encoding SRPBCC family protein — its product is MVGCMLVVADAHAHGPTRMKVTEKVVIDAPAQFVWSKIGAFDAIAQWHPAVQESPSNEGNQAGAVRRLVLNDGGVLREELESYSDKGMTYTYRIIEGIPDVLPVNSYKSWFRVSILDDNKSEVEWKGAFYRGFMGNNPPPELNDDASREVILAVYRSGLEGLKAYVEAAR
- a CDS encoding MMPL family transporter, translated to MRDKMFSVYKRTFSIIGIGLWGVCVALLAYPAKDLTFNNDTWLEKDSPRRVHFDNFVDEFEKGESMLIIVELTETFFTDSLWESLYDFGKDLEAVDGVLDVQSPLQAVIIIDTGDALEIRPFQEAYRLGFLADMDAYRQTFNESPYRGRLLSDDERLVVFRLRADVVRNFAKRAHVVDGVRRVIADHHLTEQTYIVGDIALKHALNDATKNNFGKLLLYAALVLLFFLRFACGSWARAVWQWVVAAGVVAVSLGVMQLWDHSMNAVSLALPVMVAVIGIADGLHIMARWDMSGGDINRSDTGAILAQRLALTIEETWRPCLFASLTSAVGFGSFVVSELVPLSHFGMDAFVAILLAYPLIVSALWLWLPLEESFRMGRDGAPSPPQKAPQGIAWDWDAFTERVHRLSERYTRATLTLSMGSVLILVSGLSFLYTETNFLSVFFAESSRIKQGFNKVDDSLGGSGRVDVIVDKGRAEAYREVDAFDDVRRLSERFSVLPHVGNVESYLLPVGMVHRAFAGEDGFPKDDATLSQELLFLEFSRSESTRDVLASYVDFNYEKARLSLQTPDLDSHQLGALIESVRSVSGVDDTEDSESVIVTGFGVFIHTLSDHVLTTQAQSLLLTLSLIGLLLLAQFGLKVGAVGFCANLMPLAATGGLVSWLGYPYDFATILIASLTLGLCVDDTIHLLHHYKKHVSEGRGEAWARHHALRTTIAPIIWTSFLFCCGLAVIGLSELVVMQRFAAFTIFGLFMAIFSSIVFLPALLAWQKKT
- a CDS encoding outer membrane lipoprotein-sorting protein gives rise to the protein MIGCQGGVCGRGRSPRYYVWYVALGMMLSSVWGEGLHAETGDDIMAKVYEQARLHKDQQADVQLIIADDEGRERERFFTLRSKIFSGRTKSLVKFYEPASVRGTALLSETLDEESHPSQWIYLPAFRSIKQLNSDDQNKSFVGSDFTNGDVAGRKVERDTHKIIEDKDKVVIIESTPKDKDDYYAKLEVHVLRAISIPVRIVFYDRTGERLKTLNNKGIQKIKGMYTVVESVMENHQTGGKSTLIKSNIDYDTVIDEQLVGFKGLQM